In the Limanda limanda chromosome 10, fLimLim1.1, whole genome shotgun sequence genome, one interval contains:
- the tmsb2 gene encoding thymosin beta: protein MSDKPDLTEIARFDKAKLKKTETKEKNPLPTKETIEQERKGDATP from the exons ATGTCTGACAAGCCTGATCTGACCGAGATCGCCCGTTTCGACAAGGCAAAGCTGAAGAAGACggagacaaaagagaaaaacccTCTGCCCACCAAAGAGA CCATCGAGCAAGAGAGGAAAGGCGATGCCACACCTTGA
- the LOC133012269 gene encoding protein Wnt-8a-like → MGPFYLLTAVVLCICCHFQFALAWTVNNFLMTGPKAFLTYARSVQVGAQSGIQECKHQFALERWNCPESTLQLSTLNGLRSATRETSFVHAISSAGVMYTLTKNCSMGDFDNCGCDDSRIGQTGGRGWIWGGCSDNAAFGEKISKQFVDALEDGHDSRAAVNLHNNEAGRLAVKSTMRRACKCHGVSGSCSIQTCWMQLADFREVGNYLKMKHENAKKLEMDKKPARAGNSADNRGAITHGFRGIPRTELIYQEDSPDYCVKNRSMGFQGTEGRECLKGNKNMSQWERKSCRRLCYKCGLRVVEKRIEVVSSCNCKFHWCCTVRCEKCTQTVTKYYCARKESGRKPHNNTRRRDRGRRQ, encoded by the exons ATGGGACCTTTCTATCTCCTCACAGCTGTGGTTCTGTGCATTTGCTGTCACTTTCAGTTCGCATTAGCTTG GACGGTGAATAATTTCCTCATGACTGGACCAAAG gcTTTTCTGACCTACGCCAGAAGTGTGCAGGTGGGTGCGCAGAGTGGAATACAAGAGTGCAAACACCAGTTCGCCTTGGAGAGGTGGAACTGCCCAGAAAGCACGCTCCAATTATCCACACTCAACGGCCTCAGAAGTG CCACAAGGGAGACGTCTTTTGTCCATGCCATCAGCTCGGCCGGAGTGATGTACACACTCACCAAGAACTGCAGCATGGGGGATTTTGACAACTGTGGCTGCGATGACTCCAGAATTGGACAGACAG gaggaagagggtggATTTGGGGAGGCTGCAGTGATAACGCAGCGTTTGGAGAGAAGATCTCCAAACAGTTCGTGGACGCGCTGGAAGACGGGCATGACTCGCGGGCAGCAGTCAACCTGCATAACAACGAGGCAGGCAGACTG GCGGTCAAAAGCACAATGAGAAGAGCCTGTAAGTGCCACGGTGTGTCCGGGAGCTGCAGCATCCAGACCTGCTGGATGCAGCTGGCCGACTTCAGAGAGGTGGGGAACTATCTGAAGATGAAGCACGAGAACGCAAAGAAACTGGAGATGGACAAGAAGCCCGCGAGGGCCGGCAACAGCGCGGACAACCGGGGAGCCATCACGCACGGTTTCCGCGGAATCCCACGCACGGAGCTCATCTACCAGGAGGATTCCCCGGACTACTGCGTCAAGAACAGGAGCATGGGCTTCCAGGGCACCGAGGGCCGGGAGTGTCTGAAGGGTAACAAGAACATGTCCCAGTGGGAGAGGAAGAGCTGCCGCCGGCTCTGCTACAAATGCGGCCTGCGGGTGGTGGAGAAGCGCATCGAGGTCGTCAGCAGCTGCAACTGCAAGTTCCACTGGTGCTGCACGGTGAGGTGCGAGAAATGCACGCAAACTGTCACCAAATATTACTGTGCGCGTAAAGAAAGCGGGAGGAAACCCCACAATAACACAAGGCGCAGGGACCGTGGGCGCAGGCAGTGA
- the LOC133012040 gene encoding protein Wnt-8-like, with protein MKMVQFLLWLLALLCKICPGHTWVASNFLMTGPKAYLNYARSVQVGALSGIEECKQQFAWDKWNCPDSATQLKGLRRATRETSFIQAISAAGVMYTLTRNCSLGDLDNCGCDVSKNGKIGGRGWLWGGCSDNVDFGERVSKQYVDAQETGQDSRAAVNLHNNEAGRLAVKATMKRICRCHGMSESCSVQTCWTQLSDFRETGNYLKMKHKQAQKLDIDKKRIRAGNSADSRGAIVEAFGSIDKTELIYLEDSPDYCRRNVSLGLYGTEGRECLQHGDGLTQWERRSCRRLCHECGLRVEERRTEVVSSCNCKFHWCCKVNCEDCSQVMVKHVCARREAGDGHGFRRRHRGPK; from the exons ATGAAAATGGTGCAATTCTTACTTTGGCTGCTGGCTCTTTTATGCAAAATCTGTCCAGGACACACTTG GGTGGCCAGTAACTTTCTTATGACGGGGCCTAAG GCATATCTGAACTACGCCAGGAGCGTGCAGGTGGGCGCCCTGAGCGGGATCGAGGAGTGCAAGCAGCAGTTTGCGTGGGATAAGTGGAACTGTCCGGACAGCGCCACGCAGCTCAAGGGCCTGAGACGCG CCACCAGAGAGACTTCCTTCATCCAAGCCATCAGTGCAGCGGGGGTCATGTACACTCTGACCAGGAACTGCAGCCTGGGAGACCTGGACAACTGTGGCTGTGATGTGTCAAAGAACGGAAAAATTG gtggtcGTGGCTGGTTGTGGGGTGGCTGCAGTGATAACGTGGATTTCGGGGAGAGGGTTTCCAAACAGTACGTGGATGCGCAGGAGACAGGGCAGGACTCCAGAGCTGCTGTCAACCTGCACAACAACGAGGCCGGACGACTG GCTGTAAAGGCAACAATGAAGCGCATCTGCAGGTGCCATGGCATGTCCGAGAGCTGCAGCGTCCAAACCTGCTGGACGCAGCTGTCAGATTTCAGAGAGACCGGCAACTACTTGAAGATGAAGCACAAACAGGCCCAGAAGCTGGACATCGACAAGAAGCGCATCAGGGCCGGCAACAGCGCGGACAGCCGCGGGGCCATCGTGGAGGCGTTCGGCAGCATCGACAAGACGGAGCTCATCTACCTGGAGGACTCCCCGGACTACTGCAGGAGGAACGTGAGCCTGGGCCTGTACGGCACCGAGGGCCGGGAGTGCCTGCAGCACGGGGACGGCCTGACccagtgggagaggaggagctgccGCAGGTTGTGCCATGAGTGCGGACTGCGGGTGGAGGAGAGGCGCACGGAGGTGGTGAGCAGCTGCAACTGCAAGTTCCACTGGTGCTGCAAGGTGAACTGTGAGGACTGCTCCCAGGTCATGGTGAAGCATGTGTGCGCCCGGAGGGAGGCTGGGGACGGACACGGCTTCAGACGGAGACACCGTGGACCCAAATGA